The genomic DNA gacggcatgaggaggacctccccggggagagtgatatccatattttcctgattaacaaggtcaatccccgcactgccccttgtggcggcgggggcgtcgtgcacggagaggggcgcggccttgggtctcgggctggtcgcaggcccgcctactagtttcccggggggttgtctcagttagcagccaagacccggctgtcacccccggccaagcgacactgcgcagcccaatggtagccctttttgcatttcggacacagcgtgcggggcctctggtctgtccggggcttgggtttgtttttacacatgccccccgcaggggcccgacactcccgccaaaaatgtccgggcttctggcagttaaagcagttcccctgagacttctgccccttgtgcagggcagctgccagcagggccatctgatgggtctgagtgcctacgtcagcacacgcctgcagcaattctgccagggtatacccggggcgcccgaccactgcctgcatggcacggcggcagtctgcattggcattttcgtaagccaattttatcattagttcagtctgggcttgcgggttatcaatctgcctctggactgcctcttggaggcggtcaataaactggtggaatggttcggtggcaccctgccgagtaaccgcaaaggacttagaggactcgcctgcagcggggaccctgcggaacgcgcgacggacacactggccaatgatgggaaaagctacccggggcgtgcccgccgcctgctcggggatgctcgaaaactgccctgtgccatataactgctcagcaagataagcccccccaccttgcgctgctgctgcaagcgcctctcgctggtactcgctatcccacacaacgtattgcgcgggagacagcaccatgcgacacatgtctttccaatcttgggggagcaagaagtaaccgtttgacacaccttccaagatccccagggtgaaagtggaccgcaccccggtctcacgaactgccttgcggagctcgcgcagaactgagtaggggagagcctcccagtccactatctgccccccatttccattatcccgccaagagacgggaaacgcctcgaacccacacttggattcctcatcggtcaagagaccggcctcacgcgcttgccgcaccgccgcggcgacagcgcccccctgcccgaccggtaggcaggggggcgccgccacgggcggcggcgcagggagggtcagctgtgggcaggaggggggtggcccatcacctgggggcaaaagggggaccggcttggggctgttggggccgatcccctccagtgcctccttacaacgctgccagagcagcaggcactgaactggggcacggggtttactatacaaggtgatcccaatctgtatccaatcaaaaagctgcaatgacccgcagtctggataccaggggcactggcgatctatttcccttaggaggtcctcaatatgagcgaccgggacagcgacacatgatcgctgtcgtataatctcttgtaactctcttgcgtgctccttctgggcactggaaagtttcccccccatactcacgaataaggggcggcaaacagccgcgggcgcgctcggcgtatccagccggtgagtagaggggtatcacgtcggggtcaccagctgtggtgacgacgcaggaaaggaaacagaacgccaggtctgtggtagctagagagctttacaagcctcttgcaaaaagcctcctaggaaaacttttcctggggtttttatttctctccttactttgtttacaactcttcttagtggttacattcttgcgcatagaagagccaggcagtatacatgcacataagataacgaacccatctcttgagcgcgtgaacaccagctgcgagggtacaatcaaatcagccaaataagtttcccaaacacaaacgctggattgaaggtcactcctgcctcgtagccatgggagcagtttgccgcgcctgtggactggcgattcgggagctatgcatctctacaagtcattacttaaaatatttactttattacacatactcttgttgattttaggcaaaacagaggaattaccacatatttccttgtatttgtttcatatgcagcccaggtttcagtggctactaccttattagttagaaaattacattaatacagatgctttctcgcttgcttccagatccaaagctatccacggcttaaagattcttacttaaaaagggacacaattaactttcccggacttttgattgccttttacttctttacagtgatctgaacaagacaacacaacctatattggtaggtttgcatttcttataCCTCTACTACAATATATACTGCACATgttctccacaattcaatttccacaacactagccacatcaatttctacacaaggtgtaactatttcttttttgaacaccgggtaaaggccatttacttaacatataattcaaagagCTATCCTTTGAAGGggttatgctgatttataccagttgggAATCTggcctattgattttaatggagcaaAGCTGATTGAAGCCATCTGGAGATCAGTCCCAATGACTTAACAGGAGCAATGGAGAAATAAGATGCTACTCAATGATACCAGAAGCTGGTCTATTGATTGTATTACCAAAGACACTGGAGGCATTTTACTGTGAAAAGCCAGCTCATATAATTTGTTGTGCATTAAGGATCATTGATAGTAGAAGAAGCCTGAGGGTAACATCCAGGCCCTACTGAACCAAGGTCAATATTCCTATTGCCATccatcaatggggccaggacttcaccctgAGAGTTTATTCATTGATTAATATGAAATCTATGTCTCTTGGTAGCACTATGttcagaaagaaatatagatttttttttcttggaaaatgcAGAAGAATCTACATTTGGACCTAACATCAAGAGGAATTTTGTCAGCTTAATGTAGAAAGTTTATTTGTACTATTTTAGGTGACTCCCATTTACCTTCTCCTTTGGGGCCTTGTTTGAGAGTTAAATGTTCACCAGGTTCACAAGGGATCCAAGATCTCCCTACAGAAGGTTACTATATATCAAAGACAATCACCTTCAACAAGTCATATCTCACTAGGAGTCCGTTTTTAAATTACTGATTGGTTTATTGTATTTGAAGTTTGAATGAGAGGTAAGAATATTCCTCTTGCTTACTTGCTTGATTTCcctgtttctttctttatttcttgcttgttttctcacataggcaccaactccctATGAAATTAAATGAAAGTTAAATGATTAATTCCTTTATACTCTTTGGAAAGTTAAGCAACATTTAATTTATGTGTTGTGTTCTATTTTTTGTCATTTGGCTAAATGTGCTTTGCAGGAATACACTTTACCATAACTATGTTTATGAATTTTGGACCATATTCTGATCTCAATTTGACCAATACAAATCTGATCTAAATTCACACACATTAATGCCGTTCTTTTGAATTTAATTGTAGTCAAGTCCAAAGTCaagaaattaaaatgtaacaTTGTCTGTGCCCTCAAAAGTCTGCAATCAAATTTGAAATGTAATGCAaagggtgacttttttttttttacaaaatgttaCACTTTGAAATATGATAAAGTTATCTAATATGATCTCATGATTAGTTAGATTTGTTGGCCCGATACTCTTCTCTGTTTCATCATTTTTACAATTGAGTAACcttattgatttcaaaggagttaATCCTGATTTACTACAGGAGGAATGAGAGTAAAATCAGCAGAAGCAGTAATAAGACTAGAGATGTTTGAAGACGATGGAGGGAAACTTTTCTGTAATACAGTAGGGATTGCTTGTCATATCAGGCCAATAGTACTCCAAATAATGAAGCAAAAGATATATATTGCTATATAGCTTATCATAAAAATGAAATTTGGAAAgctcaaatcccctctcattttCACTAATTGTATACCAGTGCATCTGCAGTGAATGGAGAATTAGCCCCCTTGATTGCAATGGAGTTAAGCCTGATTTAAGCCTGTTTGAGTTAAAGGGTTATCAAGTCCTTTATTTTTTGCATCTTGATTCCACCTAACTATACATATTATTATGTCATGTTTTGGattactatattatatatattatatatattgtaAATGTCCTATACTGCAATAGATACATTTTGCAAAATTAGTGCAGAGAGTGGAATCTTGGTTACTAATAAGACTTCTGGTGTATCAAAGAAGTTTGAGATCATATTGTGAACTCCTAATTCATGTAGTTTATGTAAATAGTCCAACAGACTTCATGTGTCTCTTTTTGAGAACATCCAGGGTGTTATTTTCTCCCTTCTACAATCAAATGTCAAGAGAATATAGACTGATTACCTGAGACGGTTTATTGtgctaatatattttaatgtagcTCAGTTTGTATATATGCTGTCTGAAAGGTCTAGAATATCATAAAgatatctctttctctctctttgtcagTCAGTCTAGTATTGCTAGTTTTTGCAATACCTGACAAAAATTTGAATCTTTATTCCTACAGAAGGAACACTCAAACAATGGAACCCAGTGATCACACCAGGGTGACCGATTTCATCATGCAGGGTCTCTTTGACCACCCTCAACATCAAGGGCTGATCTTTGGCCTATTCCTCTGCCTTTATACGACTGCCATCTTGGGCAATTCATTGATCATTGTGGTTATTGTCATCCACCCACCTCTCCACACTCCCATGTACTTCTTCATCGCCAATTTAGCCCTGGTTGATGTTGTGTGCACTTCCTCAGTCCTACCGAAAATGCTGGAAAACCTGTTGCAAGAGAAGAAAACCATCTCCTTTGACGGCTGCATGGCCCAGCTCTTTGCCTTTACTTTGTCATCAGGGACAGAGCTTGTGCTTCTCACTGCTATGTCATATGACAGGTATGTTGCAATCTGCCACCCCTTGCGCTATGTCAATCTGATGAGTAAGGAAATTTGCATCAATTTAGCAGCTGGTGTCTGGGCTGTTGGTACCATCAATTCATTAGTGCACACATTACTCATGCTGCGCCTGGATTTCTGCGGACCCAACCTCATCCAACATTTCTTCTGTGAGATCCCACCAGTGTTGGCACTGTCTTGCAGCTCCACCTATCTCAATGAAATCATGATCTTCATGGCTGACATCTTCTTGGCAATGGTGAACTTCCTGCTGACCACCGTGTCCTATAGCTTCATCATCATCGCCATCTTTAAAATCCAGAGCTCCAAAGGGAAGCAGAgagccttttccacctgctcttcCCACCTGCTTGTGGTCTCCTTGTACTACTCCACCATCATCTACACCTACATCCGGCCCACTTCCAGTTACTCGCTGGATAAGGACAAGATGGTGGCCATAATGTACACCCTAATCACTCCCACCCTGAACCCTGTGATCTACAGTCTGCGCAATAACGAGATCAAAGTGGCCATCAGGAAAATCTTTCCATTCACCACAAAATAGCAATTTTTCCAAGAGTGAACCGGATTCTCACCTGCCTTGTCCCTTGTAGGGCAGGTCCAAAGGTAGTGTAAATTTTCATAGAACTAAGGATTTCAATACACATAAATTTGCACTCTGGTACATTCACTACAATGGAAATACAAAAATGTATACCAGCTGGGGATGTGTTGCATTGACTGCAGTAGGGCTAGGCTGAGGATCGGACCCCATTGACATTGGTGGAACTATGTTGAGTCACACTAGCTGGACTATGGCACATTGggatagatttttaaaggtgtttaggtacctactgggattttcaaaagcacctaggcacctaaAACTCAttaattttaaagcaatttaggtgcctagatgTGCTGGAAAAacactgtaggtgcctaaatacctataAAAATCTGTCCCATTGTGTAGCACATTATTTTGTATGCAGTCTTGCTGAATCagaatattctattctattctattctattctattcctgAGTCAGTAagtatgaaaacaaaataaaactgactATTTCTCTGTTCACAAATTTCTTGTGAGACATTAAAAACCCAGAATTTTTCAATCACGTATCTGTTGAGATCTGGAAGTAAAGATAGAGTCAAACTGAATTTCTGATTGAAGAGTTCTTCCAGAACTGCATGAAGTGTTCTGGATAAGGAGAATGGGAAGGGCCTTGGAGTGAATCCCAACACAGTGCAAGGAAGGAAAACGACACATGGGGGAGGGAATGACAGCAGGAACCCAGAGTTCAATTCCAGTTTTATGTGGGATTTAAGGAGCACCACTGGAGAAGTCGGGGGAcgaaatttcttttctttctgtatgGTCAGTTTTGGTCAGGACACTTTTCAGAATCTCAACAAACAAGGCCTAATGTTGTCATGGTGGATCGATGGCCTCAGGAACTGGTGGGGGTGGCAACCATCATAGTAGTCCACCCACCTGCTTCTGATTCCATCGAGTGATTCCCAGATAAGTAATATTTCAAATGGCCTCATCCCAATCAGTCTGGTGATTTCAACTGTAAACATTTTCACCTATTTCTAGAATCTTGCTGCTCATTTCCATGGCAATCCCATTTCCATGACAATCCCAGAAATTGCCAGGAGCCTTGGAGATCACTTACCACAGTTCTGTTGATTTTAAACAAGCCAGATTATATCAGTCTATTTGTGTCCCactttttctgatttaaaaaaaaaatagcaggagTTCAACTTTTGTTCATTGCAAAACTTACAGTACAAGCCTCACACTACAGGACCtggttcattgatttcagtggagctatgctacTTTACACCAGTGGGGATCTGGTCCAAATTAATCAGTGTTTgatggattctccctcactggcaattttaatccagattggatgttgttgtttttatttctaaaagatcttctctagttcaaagaaaaattaatttggggacgtcctatggcctgtgtcatgcaggaggtcagaatagatgccCACAGTAGTCCTTCTTAGGCAAATACACTAAATGCTGGCCTATGGAATATGTTAATGTTGGACTCcctcaatctcttctgttgaaaCTCTTCTACTAtggataaatatatatatatatatattaattcaCTGGAGCATAGGGAGAAGATCCTAGTTCTGCCACATCCTAGGggcgtgctctaaccactaggatcTAAAGTCATTCTCATACGTGTGCACTgtttcgctctctctctctctctctttctttctggtCCAATGGCTCTTGAAGTATTCATCCAaattggaacagcttcagcagaagAGATTGAAGGAGCCCCCTCAACGTACTATCCCCatggctagagcactcacctgagtgGTGCAGATTCCTGGTCACATCTCCTCAAGCAGAGGAGAGACATGAATCAGGGTCAcccccatcccaggtgagtgccttcaCCACAGACCTCCAAGAGAAGGCccacagctgagaatcccaagcagaggtaGGTGTCTCCCTCTGGCATGGGTTTAGGTGCTGAAGTCATAAGAGGGGCTGGGCTTAGTACACAAACCTCTCTTTGACATCTCCTATTGGTGAGCTTAGGCACAGAGCCACCTAACATGCtaccttttgtggatcccattcttaggcacctatcaTGCCTGACTCTGGCTTTGTGTATcgcagtgattttctaggtgcccaaAAGATAGATGTGATGACTCAGAGGGCACATCTACCCTTAAAATGCTCTCCCTTctgcatagttaatccaccttcctgagaggcattagctatgttggtgggagaagttcccctgtcaacatagcactgtctacacaggaggTTAGGTCAGTGTAaatacatcgctcaggggtgtggatttttcacacccctgaatgacatagttatgccgatataggtctgtagtgtagaccacacATTAGTGTTGCAAtgtctaaatccctttgtgaTTCTAGTCCTTAGTGTAAATGGGAATCAATAGCATTAAATCAAAATTCCCCGTTCATTTTCACCCTTTCACATATCACATCCACTTTGCATTCTTGATTGGATTTTCTTCACACTTACAGTGGTTTGAATGTGAAACAACGGCAAAGAAACCAATGGACCTGATTGTCCAACAGCTTATATCTTGTGCTGGTGAGCACTCCTGACCTACTCTGGTGTAAAGCTGCTGTAGGTGAGAGGAGAATCTCAGGGACTTTGCACAAAGGTAAACAGCTACACAAGATGCAAATCAATGGTGAAACATACTCATTGAACGATAGGGAAGTGCATTTCCAAATGGTCCATCTATAAACATATCTGGACTCGTACTAATCCTGGCTACATCTGCATGAAATATTGTCCAGCCCTTAGCTATTCTAATTCAGCATAGCTCCAATGAAACCAATGGG from Malaclemys terrapin pileata isolate rMalTer1 chromosome 12, rMalTer1.hap1, whole genome shotgun sequence includes the following:
- the LOC128846904 gene encoding olfactory receptor 13A1-like isoform X1, with protein sequence MLLNDTRSWVTDFIMQGLFDHPQHQGLIFGLFLCLYTTAILGNSLIIVVIVIHPPLHTPMYFFIANLALVDVVCTSSVLPKMLENLLQEKKTISFDGCMAQLFAFTLSSGTELVLLTAMSYDRYVAICHPLRYVNLMSKEICINLAAGVWAVGTINSLVHTLLMLRLDFCGPNLIQHFFCEIPPVLALSCSSTYLNEIMIFMADIFLAMVNFLLTTVSYSFIIIAIFKIQSSKGKQRAFSTCSSHLLVVSLYYSTIIYTYIRPTSSYSLDKDKMVAIMYTLITPTLNPVIYSLRNNEIKVAIRKIFPFTTK
- the LOC128846904 gene encoding olfactory receptor 13A1-like isoform X2, whose protein sequence is MEPSDHTRVTDFIMQGLFDHPQHQGLIFGLFLCLYTTAILGNSLIIVVIVIHPPLHTPMYFFIANLALVDVVCTSSVLPKMLENLLQEKKTISFDGCMAQLFAFTLSSGTELVLLTAMSYDRYVAICHPLRYVNLMSKEICINLAAGVWAVGTINSLVHTLLMLRLDFCGPNLIQHFFCEIPPVLALSCSSTYLNEIMIFMADIFLAMVNFLLTTVSYSFIIIAIFKIQSSKGKQRAFSTCSSHLLVVSLYYSTIIYTYIRPTSSYSLDKDKMVAIMYTLITPTLNPVIYSLRNNEIKVAIRKIFPFTTK